The genomic region GTGATTGCGGCATTAGGTGCCATATTATTCCTTGTACTGAAAAAATAGGTAAACCATGACAGTAGATTTACGAAACAAAGTTGAGGATGACCGCGGTCTGATCAAAAAAATCCAGTTATGCATCCCGGGATTCCGAGGATACAGGCAGAAAGAGGATATCCGACTTGCAGACGCCTTGCTCCGCCAGCAGCTTGCGGACGAACTGAAAAACAACGTCCTCCTGCCCCTGGAACAAACCCGTGAGTCAGCCAGTCGGGCACTCGAGCTTGATCTGATGAATGATCTTGCCGCCGTGATCTCACAGGCAAAGACTGCAGAAGCAAAAATTCGCCATGCAGAGCAGGGATACACCGGAGTTTCCCCGGCAAACCGTATCAAAAAAGCTGAGCTGAACACGCTGTATGAGTATGATCTCGCACTGATCGATGGTATCCGCGGACTCGGTGATCTGGCAAAAGCCGCATTCAGCTCTGCTGATGCCGGCAGCTTTGACAGCGTCAAGGAAAAAATTCGGGAGATCAGGTCTGGATTCAGCGAGTTCACCGTGATGTTTGACAAACGCAGTGTGGAGATCGCAGGGATAGGTGCATTCTAATGGGATTATTCTCAAAAACAAATAAGACGATCGGCTCAGGTTCAGATATTGAAGGTGCAGACTCGAGAAAAGGATTCTACTGGGTTGAGGATCAAAAAGGCGAGAACGTCATGTGGCGTCTCCCCCGGAACATTATGTGGAACGATAACGTGCTCGTCCGTGAGGATGAGTATGGTATCTTCTTCCGTGACGGAAAAGCCCTCGTTGTTTTTGACCGTCCGGACCGGTATGCCCTGACGACCGAGAACATCCCTGTCCTGAAGAGCATTCTTGGAACTGTGGCCGGAAACGTCCAGATTGGAGAGTTCTACTGGGCACAGAAACGTGAGTTCCGGGATAAGTTCGGAACACCACAGCCGCTCGCATTCCGTGATGTGGACTTTGGTGTCGTTCAACTGAGGATCTTCGGTCAGTTCTCATACAAAATCGTCGATCCGCTTCTCCTGATCACCCAGTTTGTCGGAACAAAAGGTCTGACAAAATCCGAGGAAATCGTTGAGTGGCTGAAGTCCCAGGTCATCATGGTCCTGAATGATACCCTCGGCGAGCTGAAGAGCAAGAAGCAGATGGGTGTTTTGGATATGCCTGCATATCTGCAGGAGATCGAACAGCTCTGCCTTGGCAAACTGACGACCGAGACGGAAATTTATGGTCTGAAGATCATGAGGTTCGCCGGCCTGAACATCAACATGCCCGAAGAGGTTCAGGAAGCGATCAACAAGCGCGGAGCTATGTCCGCCCTTGGCGTGAACTATATCCAGTATCAGTCCGGTAAAGCCAT from Methanocorpusculum sp. harbors:
- a CDS encoding SPFH domain-containing protein; protein product: MGLFSKTNKTIGSGSDIEGADSRKGFYWVEDQKGENVMWRLPRNIMWNDNVLVREDEYGIFFRDGKALVVFDRPDRYALTTENIPVLKSILGTVAGNVQIGEFYWAQKREFRDKFGTPQPLAFRDVDFGVVQLRIFGQFSYKIVDPLLLITQFVGTKGLTKSEEIVEWLKSQVIMVLNDTLGELKSKKQMGVLDMPAYLQEIEQLCLGKLTTETEIYGLKIMRFAGLNINMPEEVQEAINKRGAMSALGVNYIQYQSGKAIEGIGQGAAQGGEGSGFAMMGAGMGAGMSMGGMMTQSMAGGGGQPAPFGGQQAATPQTAAVPQAPAPQTAAPKQAEPMDKCNNCGAEFSAGKKFCPDCGQKMTPAGSLTCAKCGTALSPGAKFCPECGTKVETVRRCPRCDSVVPAGTKFCPECGQKL